One genomic window of Mesoplodon densirostris isolate mMesDen1 chromosome 14, mMesDen1 primary haplotype, whole genome shotgun sequence includes the following:
- the POMC gene encoding pro-opiomelanocortin: MPRLHSTCSGVLLLALLLQASMEVRGWCLESSQCQDLTTESNLLACIRACKPELSAETPVFPGNGDEQPLTENPRKYVMSHFRWDRFGRRNSSSGGGGAAQKREEEGGPGGEGPGPRGDGAEPGPREDKRSYSMEHFRWGKPVGKKRRPVKVYPNGAEDESAEAFPLEFKRELAGERPEPARGPEAPAEGAAARAELEYGLVAEAEAAEKKDEGPYKMEHFRWGSPPKDKRYGGFMTSEKSQKPLVTLFKNAIIKNAHKKGQ, encoded by the exons ATGCCGAGATTGCACAGCACTTGTTCGGGCGTCCTGCTGCTGGCCTTGCTGCTTCAGGCCTCCATGGAAGTGCGTGGTTGGTGCCTGGAGAGCAGCCAGTGTCAGGACCTCACCACGGAAAGTAACCTGCTG GCGTGCATCCGGGCCTGCAAGCCAGAACTCTCGGCCGAGACGCCCGTCTTCCCCGGCAACGGCGACGAGCAGCCGCTGACCGAGAACCCCCGGAAGTACGTCATGAGCCACTTCCGCTGGGATCGGTTTGGCCGCCGGAacagcagcagcggcggcggcggcgcggcccAGAAGCGCGAGGAGGAGGGGGGGCCGGGGGGCGAAGGCCCGGGGCCCCGCGGCGATGGCGCCGAGCCGGGCCCGCGCGAGGACAAGCGCTCCTACTCCATGGAGCACTTCCGCTGGGGCAAGCCGGTGGGCAAGAAGCGGCGCCCCGTGAAGGTGTACCCCAACGGCGCCGAGGACGAGTCGGCCGAGGCCTTCCCCCTTGAGTTCAAAAGGGAGCTGGCCGGGGAGCGGCCCGAGCCGGCGCGCGGCCCCGAGGCCCCGGCCGAGGGCGCGGCCGCCCGGGCCGAGCTGGAGTATGGCCTGGTGGCGGAGGCCGAGGCGGCCGAGAAGAAGGACGAGGGCCCGTATAAGATGGAGCACTTCCGCTGGGGCAGCCCGCCCAAGGACAAGCGCTACGGCGGCTTCATGACCTCCGAGAAGAGCCAGAAGCCCCTGGTCACGCTGTTCAAAAACGCCATCATCAAGAACGCCCACAAGAAGGGCCAGTGA